In the genome of Olsenella profusa DSM 13989, one region contains:
- a CDS encoding aspartate aminotransferase family protein, with protein MYEFDRHAEFIGQDDTYLMHTYGRLPVEFVSGRGAVLTDSEGREYLDFLGGIGSVSLGHCHPALVAAVQEQAGRLWQVGNYYYVENRNELARDLSDILSATTDEAGHITGSTGETWKTFFANSGAEANEGAIKLARRWGERTLGGATGIITAKKSFHGRTLATLSATGQEAFHQSFLPLPAGFEAVPLNDLAALEEAVAHPSDQCGPVCAVMLECVQGEGGVWPVTKEYLQGVSRLCHERGLVLVVDEVQAGIFRCGAPFAYQLFDVVPDIVSMAKGIGGGFPMGAFAARDEVAALFGPGDHGSTFGGNALASVVGRAVIETLVGEHVGGHVIATGAHLTQALATLPHVSEVRGRGLMRAAQFDAPIATELVEQGLSAGLVLNHIGDSILRFLPPLVVTDEQVDAMASRLRGLIEGLA; from the coding sequence ATGTACGAGTTTGACAGGCACGCCGAGTTCATCGGTCAGGACGACACCTATCTCATGCATACGTACGGACGCCTGCCCGTGGAGTTCGTCTCGGGCAGGGGTGCCGTGCTCACGGACAGCGAGGGTCGAGAGTACCTGGACTTCCTGGGGGGCATCGGCTCGGTGAGCCTGGGTCACTGCCATCCCGCGCTGGTCGCGGCCGTGCAGGAGCAGGCGGGCAGGCTCTGGCAGGTGGGCAACTACTACTACGTGGAGAATCGCAACGAGCTCGCGCGTGACCTCTCGGATATCCTGAGTGCCACGACAGATGAGGCGGGGCACATCACGGGATCCACGGGGGAGACGTGGAAGACCTTCTTCGCCAACTCCGGGGCCGAGGCCAACGAGGGTGCCATCAAGCTGGCACGCAGGTGGGGTGAGCGCACGCTGGGCGGTGCCACGGGCATCATCACGGCCAAGAAGAGCTTCCATGGCCGCACGCTGGCCACGCTCTCGGCAACCGGTCAGGAGGCCTTCCATCAGAGCTTCTTGCCCCTGCCTGCCGGCTTCGAGGCGGTGCCGCTCAACGATCTGGCGGCGCTTGAGGAGGCCGTCGCACACCCCTCCGACCAGTGCGGCCCCGTGTGCGCGGTCATGCTCGAGTGCGTGCAGGGCGAGGGGGGCGTGTGGCCGGTGACCAAGGAGTACCTGCAGGGCGTCTCCCGGCTGTGCCACGAGAGGGGCCTCGTGCTCGTGGTGGACGAGGTGCAGGCGGGCATCTTCCGCTGCGGTGCGCCCTTTGCCTATCAGCTCTTTGACGTCGTGCCCGATATCGTGAGCATGGCCAAGGGCATTGGCGGTGGCTTCCCCATGGGGGCCTTCGCCGCGCGCGACGAGGTGGCCGCCCTGTTTGGGCCGGGCGACCACGGCTCCACCTTTGGCGGCAACGCCCTGGCGTCCGTCGTGGGGCGCGCGGTCATCGAGACCCTCGTGGGCGAGCATGTGGGCGGGCATGTGATTGCCACCGGTGCACATCTTACCCAGGCCTTGGCAACCCTGCCTCACGTGAGCGAGGTGCGTGGCCGCGGCCTCATGCGGGCAGCCCAGTTTGACGCGCCCATCGCCACCGAGCTGGTGGAACAGGGCCTCTCTGCCGGTCTGGTGCTCAACCACATCGGTGACTCCATCCTGCGCTTCCTGCCGCCACTGGTGGTGACCGACGAGCAGGTGGATGCCATGGCCAGCCGCCTGCGCGGGCTCATCGAGGGGTTGGCCTAG
- a CDS encoding peptide deformylase encodes MIRELCKDEKVLSIRCERAMPEDAPIAQDLIDTIESIEDGACLAANQIGVTKQVVAYLDEDKGPHVLYNPRVVMGLGAQRVEEGCLTRDGTSKVTRYAKVKVTFDDLVDGAFKRRTYDFEGWTAQMVQHMVDHCQGKLV; translated from the coding sequence GTGATCAGGGAACTCTGCAAGGACGAGAAGGTGCTCTCCATCCGCTGCGAGAGGGCAATGCCGGAGGATGCGCCCATTGCGCAGGATCTCATTGACACCATCGAGTCCATCGAGGACGGTGCCTGTCTGGCGGCCAACCAGATTGGTGTCACCAAGCAGGTTGTGGCCTACCTGGACGAGGATAAGGGGCCTCACGTGCTCTACAACCCCCGCGTGGTGATGGGCCTGGGCGCCCAGCGCGTGGAGGAGGGCTGCCTCACGCGTGACGGGACCTCCAAGGTCACGCGCTACGCCAAGGTGAAGGTGACCTTCGATGACCTTGTGGATGGTGCCTTCAAGCGGCGCACCTACGACTTCGAGGGCTGGACGGCGCAGATGGTCCAGCATATGGTCGACCACTGCCAGGGCAAGCTGGTGTAG
- a CDS encoding CobW family GTP-binding protein gives MPHKRLVKVILLTGYLGAGKTTLLNHILANDEGIHAAVIVNDIGEVNVDATLIADGGLSETDDLIPMTNGCICCTLSSDLTDQLQSIADSGTFDYIIIEASGICEPIPIAYTISAFCDQERAGGQAPLALDNIVAVVDCKRMYDEFNGGHALLGDDIDEDDIENLLIQQIEFCSTLILNKCDLVSPNQIAELKALIRSLQRDAVIVEAERGEIPMGELLDTGRFDFDRAYNSAAWMDAMEHPEEHDDPEVLEYDITTFVYERRHPFDVDAFAAYVKTWPDSVIRAKGMLWANQDLDMCYVFETAGRQANMQANGLFVASAPEDEMRRIVEANPEVLKDWDPVLGDRMTKLCFIGRHMDRAALERGLDECLVAWDPGRARA, from the coding sequence ATGCCCCACAAGCGACTCGTCAAGGTCATCCTGCTCACCGGTTACCTCGGTGCGGGCAAGACCACGCTGCTCAACCATATCCTCGCCAACGACGAGGGCATCCATGCCGCCGTCATCGTCAACGACATCGGCGAGGTCAACGTGGACGCCACCCTCATCGCCGATGGAGGCCTGTCCGAGACGGACGACCTCATCCCCATGACCAACGGCTGCATCTGCTGCACGCTGTCAAGCGACCTCACCGACCAGCTGCAGTCCATCGCCGACTCCGGTACGTTCGACTACATCATCATCGAGGCATCGGGCATCTGCGAGCCCATCCCCATCGCCTATACCATCAGCGCCTTCTGCGACCAGGAGCGGGCGGGTGGCCAGGCGCCGCTTGCGCTCGACAACATCGTGGCGGTGGTGGACTGCAAGCGCATGTACGACGAGTTCAATGGTGGCCATGCGCTCTTGGGCGACGACATCGACGAGGACGACATCGAGAACCTGCTCATCCAGCAGATCGAGTTCTGCTCCACGCTCATCCTCAACAAGTGCGACCTCGTGAGCCCCAACCAGATCGCCGAGCTCAAGGCCCTCATCCGCAGCCTGCAGAGGGATGCCGTCATCGTGGAGGCCGAGCGCGGGGAGATCCCGATGGGCGAGCTGCTCGACACGGGACGCTTCGACTTCGACAGGGCATACAATTCGGCGGCGTGGATGGATGCCATGGAGCATCCCGAGGAGCATGATGACCCCGAGGTGCTGGAGTACGACATCACCACATTCGTGTACGAGCGCCGCCACCCCTTTGACGTCGACGCCTTCGCCGCCTACGTCAAGACCTGGCCCGACAGCGTCATTCGCGCCAAGGGCATGCTGTGGGCCAACCAGGATCTGGACATGTGCTACGTGTTCGAGACGGCTGGGCGCCAGGCAAACATGCAGGCGAATGGCCTCTTCGTGGCCTCGGCTCCCGAGGACGAGATGCGGCGGATCGTCGAGGCCAACCCCGAGGTGCTCAAGGACTGGGATCCCGTGCTGGGCGACCGCATGACCAAGCTATGCTTCATTGGCAGGCACATGGATCGCGCGGCGTTGGAGCGAGGCCTGGACGAGTGCCTGGTGGCGTGGGATCCGGGGCGTGCCCGCGCCTAG